ATAGTTACTTtgaacataattgaaaaatgatatcgAAGTTGTTAAAATAagaatattcttttttctcattgCATGCCTTTCATTTTGTTGTGAGGTTATACATATTACATTGTTTATGTTCCTTCTATTATTCAAAATGTGAAATAGAAGAAGGTCTGTCATATCTTGGGAAGATAGCCATTAGAGTTTATCACAATAAGTTTTGTAATCTAATGAGCAAAATTATCCTTAAGGGTAGTACTTGGACCcttaagaaaattaatattattttctcatttatttttcaattgatttcCAAAAACTCTTGTTTTTCATATTATCTAATGTTTTTCCAACATAAGAGACTCAGGTGCTGTTCTCTACCGCTTTGTCCAGAAGATTTCAGAGACAAATGAACAAGAGAACCATTATAGAGGCTCTTCTTGTGTGCAGTGGGCAGAGAGGAGTTGAAATTATCATTTCAACGCAATAGCACAAGATCGAGAGTTTTCAGTCGGAGAAGCCTCTCCGAAGATTTGGCCTAATCACCAGCAGCAATTTCTCACACCAAGTTCTCCTTACTAGCATAAAGACTAAGAGATTggcaatttttctttgatttgtgaAAGTTCAAGTCAAATTTGTTCCAAGAATAAAGGTAAGGGTAACAAGAATAAATGTCAGGGTTTGTGTGTTTTATTGAAAACTTCCTATCGCTGCAAACAATTTTTTAGGATATTCGATtatagagaaaataaagtgtTATCTGGTTATTGTTTGTGATGAAAACAagttcaaaaattgaatttataatgttagataatatttaaAATCCATGAAAGGTGGCCTATATAGTAAATTACATAGAAGTTGGGAAAGACATTAAGAAATCATAtttgtaatatatattttaactcTAACGTTCATTCCTCAAAGAAGTCAATAAAAGTGCGCTAGCCGCCAGGGAGAAAGTGCTCCTTCGAATGGATGTGGATTGAAACTCTTCGACATAGCAAAACTGGGGTGGACAACGATGTGTTAAAAGTAAAGTTAGTTGAGATTTCCACATTAGAACGTTGGACGGTCAACCTGGAGCACGgctttgttcaaaaaaaaaaaaaaaaaaaaacctggaGCACGGCGGCCTACTTTTCATAGCTTCAATAAAGAATTTTGAGAGTAAAACCTCCAAAATATCTTAAAAGTCAAAACACTCTTGTTTCTGGTTCTCATTCTCAgatctgcctctctctctctctctctctctttctctctcgtttCTACAGCTGCGCCCTTCGATCTCTCTCGAGTCTTGACTGAGTCGCCGGTCTTGTCTCGTTTCGTCTCTCTCGATCTcgcaggtactctcttctttcgttttcgatttcttcatccaaTGTTTCGATTCCGGTGTGCTGCCATTTCGGTTTCTTTGGGAGTTTGCCATCGCCAATTGATGGTATGAATCACGACTAACCATACCCACCAcccgttttttcttcttttgtttgttaACTTCCCCCGATTGATGTCTCGCATCAACAAGGCTTAATGACAATTTTCCTTCAGCTTGATTCCATAACCCAAGTCTCGTTTGCTACCTGAGATGGCATCTGTCACTAACGCTTCAGGAATGGAGTTCgaggtgttcttgagttttagggGACCGGATACTCGGGACCATTTTACCAGTTGCCTCTATAGTCAAATGGTGGAGAAAGGAATCCGCGTCTTCAAAGACAACGAAGAGCTCCGAGTCGGTCAGAAGATTGGTGGAAACCTTTTGCAAGCCCTTGACAACACTCAAATCTAAATCCCCATCTTCTCTAAGGGTTTTGCTTCCAGTCCATGGTGTCTCCGTGAGGTTGCTCATATGGTAGATTGCACTTCAAAGTCGGATGGGAAGAAGGAGATCCTCCCCATTTTCTTCGATGTGGAGCCTGATGATGTCAAGCTCAAAACAGAATTGTATAAAAATGCCCTGTCCATGCATAAGAATAAGTATGGCCCCGATGAGGTGAAGCGCTGGGAAGTTGCTCTTGTTGAGGTTCCAACTAGAGTTGGTTGGAAGCTGGAAGGAAAAGGGTAAGTTTTCCGCAACTCTTTCAGAGTTACTAATTTTAATATGATCTGTCCgggactttttttcttttagctcTTCACATAACAAGAAATTCTCCCCACCACCCcccaaagaaaagaacaattcTCTCTTGGGTAGTGATGGAGCTTCACACTGCTCGATGCAGCATTCAAGCTTGGCACGTCACCGTTATTTTAACGTCTCCTCAAAATCTAGAGGGAGGTTCATTAGATGTGGACGTTTTCACCTCTATGTTGACAGTGTCTCGATGCAGTCTCCTGATATCATAGAGATCTCCAGAGAGATGCGACTTGGAGACGCagtataaattgaaattttattaatgagCAGCAAGGCAAAATAGTCATGAAGGTTTGATTAGATTACTTTCCACTATTCTCTCCCCTTCAACCAACTACGAAATGACccaaatttcttcattttctcttaatCACTGTGTTTAAACCCAGTCAATGAGAGTCTGGCAGCAGGTTAGTGTTAAATCCAATCAATGGGAATATGGACAACGACAACAGCTAATACGAGGCCTTttattataatttgattttcattgtAACTTGAGATTATTATGTTTAAAcggattcaatttttttttttgaagaaccGCCACCATTTGTAAAACAATCCTTATGTTTTTCATATATGTTATTCAAATAGCTTATGCTTGAAAGTTAGGAATAGTCCATTGCCATTATTTTCTCAGTCTGAATCGTCCACCATCACTGTTTGGCAGGTATGGGGAActtataaaattgattgttcAAGAGCTTCTACATAAGCTGAAGGGGAAGGATAGACCTCTTCCTGACTATCTAGTTGAAATGGATGATTTAGTACAAATAGAGAAACTGTTGGATGCTAACTCTAATGACCATGTACGATTCCTTATAATCCATGGAATAGGTGGTATTGGTAAATCAACTCTTGCTAGTATTATCTTCAACCGATTCCGGTCTAAATTCAATTCTAGTAGTTACCTTGATGATGTTCCATGTCAAGGTCTTTTAGATGTGCAAAAGAAACTGCTATCTGACACACTAGGCTCAACCTCTATTATCGGAATCCTCGACACCAATGATGGGATCGATCGCATAAGAAGAGGACTTAGCAACAAGAAAGTTCTGGTTGTTGTTGATAATGTGGATGAGAAGAGGCAACTCGAGAACCTCGCAGGGAGACatgattggtttggttttggaagtaggatcattattACAATCAGGGACAAAAGCACAATACTTGATAAGGACAACCAAATGCCACCTAGCAATTACTTGGCCTACCCAATGAAGGAGATGCCCATGGTTCAAGCAATTCGGCTTTTCAGCAAGCATGCCTTTAGAAGTGATACTCCTCCAAGAGATTGCTACAATTTTTTGGAAAGAGTCGTTTCAAGCATAGGAAGGCTTCCTTTGACTCTAGAAGTAGTGGGTTCTCTTTTCGCCAACACGGTCAATGGGATGAGACATTGGAGGACTTAAAGCAAGTCCCGCATAAGCACGTCcgaaatacattgatgataaGTATCAACAAATTGGAGGACATAGAAATGGCCATATTCCTAGACATAGCATGTTTTTGCATCGGGGAGTATAAGACTTATGCAGATTACATGTGGCGTAGTAGTGGATATTCTCCACGCAGCGTGATTGATGTTCTTCTCCTCATGTCGTTGATAAAGATTGATGAGTTCAATAggttttggatgcatgatgaaATTCGAGATCTAGGAAGGTACATTGTCAAGGAAGAGAATTTTGAAGATGCTGGAGAGCGCCGTTGGGTGCAAATTGATGAGAATACTCTAGATATACTGAGTAACAACGAGGTGAAAGTTATTACGAGTAGaagacataatcaatcaagcaaaatcTTTGgtcatgtgcattaaaatgagaATGTCCTGCTTTGCTTTCTAACttatagagaaatagaaaggaACTTTTAAACAACAAAAGTATATGTTTTCATGCCTTACCCATGTGAAACGAGAATAAAGCTAATGCGCCATTTGGTTagttcaaattcttaatttcttgttttagagaggatgaaaatgagttctttgtccttaccaaaaaaaaaattctttgtttCCTGGTGTTTAGTTTGTGAAAAGACCGAGGAAATTAACTTCGCATGgacattttaaatatgtttGGTTTGTCTCGTTTTCAAGTTAAGAAGAGTGCTgattattttgttataacgtGGGTCTGATTTAATTAGTTTGGGGTCAAAGAAGAACCACTGATATTGTTGACTACTTGCATTGGTTTTTTACTTCGTTTGTTGTATATTCAATCTTTATTCTCTGATGTTGCTGGCAGGAAAAACGAGCTGTACGAGCACTCAGTTTGGGTATTAGTCATGACTTAATACCTGAAGAATTAGCCTATTTGCCAATGCTGAGGTTTCTTGGAGGGGAAAGACTGAATTTTGTAGGTGACTTCAAGAATCTTCTTCATAGtctaagatggctttcttggcgtCATTGCCCGCACGATTTTTCAGCGACAAATCTTCACTTGGTGAATTTGGTCGTGCTCGACCTTTCATCAAGCGACATCACCCacaattggggtggatggagGCATATCGAGGTACTAACACGCCTCGCTCAAGTTCGCTTTGAATTCTATCAATTGTGTTTCATATTCTCATACTTTTTGTCAGCATGTAATATGCCTTCTTTTCCATAGCAGATGGCGAAAAGTTGAAAATTCTAGATTTGACATGCTGCAATGAGTTAACCAAGACACCTGATTTTTTGGAGTTTGGCAAGTTGGAGAAACTGATTCTCGCTGGCTGTGAGCAATTATCTACAATTGATAGCTCAATCGGTAAGCTAAAATTGCTAAATACTTTGAAtattgagggatgtgcatgcCTTGAAGGGTTGCCCGAAGAAATTGGTTCTTTAGAATACTTGTCAGAGATTATCATGCCTTGCTTCGGCAAATCGTTCAAACTTCCTGAGACACTAGGCGATCTaaaatctttgacaaagtttgaaattcaatttcatccGGGTATCTACCGACTTCCTTATTCCATAGGAATGTTGAATCTCACACGTTTGGTTTTGTCTAACCGCAAGAATCTTTATGAGCTTCCGCATTCTATCGGGAATTGGAATTAttagttgagttggatttaaaactcTCCGGGATCTCTGTTCTCCCCGATTCCATTGGAAGCTTGAGGAATCTCAAGCATTTGCTTTTGTTTGGGTGTGAGAATTTACATGAGCTTCCAAACTCTATCGGGGAGCTAGAATCATTGGTCGAGTTGAATTTAGAACATTCGAGGATCTCCGTTCTCCctaattccattggaaggttaaTGAATTTCCTACATTTGTCTTTTTCTAAATGCAAGAATCTACATGAGCTTCCAGATTTTATTGAGGAACAAGAATCATTAGTCGATTTGGATTTAAGTTACTCGGGAATATCAGATCTCCCTTATTCTATTGGAAGATTAAAGGATCTCAAGCATTTACTTTTATCTGAATGCAAGAATCTACATGAGCTTCCAAACTCTATTGGGGAACTAAAATCATTGATCAAGTTAGATTTAAAACTCTCAGGGGTATCCATTCTCCCTGATTCCATTGAAAGGCTGAAGAATCTAAAGCATTTGCTTTTATCAGAATGTAAGAATCTAAATGATCTTCCGAACTCTATTGGGAAACTAGAATCTTTGGTCGAGTTAGATTTATCGCTTTCAGGGATTTCTGATCTCCCTAATTCTATTGGAAGATTAAGGAATCTCGAGCATTTACTTTTATTTGGATGCAAGAATCTAAATGATCTTCCGAACTCTATTGGGGAACTAAAATAATTGGTTGagttaaatttaaaactttcgGGGATTTCTATTCTCCCTAACTCCATTGGAAGGTTAAGGAATCTTaagcatttgattttatttggatGCGAAAATTTGCATGAGCTTCCGCACTCGTTGGGAAATTACAATCATtggttgagttggatttaaaactcTCGAGAATCTCCGTTCTCCCGATTCCATTGGAAGGTTGACGAATTTCACGCATTTATCTTTTCTGGATGCGACAATCTAAATGAGCTTCGGACTCTATTGGAAAACTAGAATCATTGGTTGAGttagatttaaaattttcgGGGATCTCTGTTCTTCctgattccattggaaggttaaAAGATCTCAAGCATTTACTTTTATCCGGATGCAAGAATCTACATGAGCTTTCTGATTCTATTGGGGAACTAGAATCATTGGTCAAATTGGATTTAAAATTCTCGGAGATCTGTGTTCTCCCTGATTCTATTGGAAGGTTGACAAGTTTAACGCATTTGTCTATTTCTGGATGCAAGAATCTATATGAGCTTCCAGACTCTATTGGGGAAATGAAATTATTGGTTGAATTGGATTTAAAATCCTCGGGATCTCCCTTCTCCCGATTCCATTGAAAATCTAAGGAGACTAAAAGTCTTAAATGTGGCATACACAAAGATACACACAATACCCTATGCTCTCGGAGGGGTAAAGACACTTGAAGAGCTCGATGCCTCGTTTTGTCGGCATCTCATGGATGAAATACCGTGGGAAATGTGGAACTTGACCTATATGAGGGTATTGGATTTAGAATGGAGCCCAATCTCTACATTGCCAGGAAAGATCAGTGCTTTCTCTAGTCTCCAAACACTTAAAATTGCAAGCCACCGGCTTTCCCCATTGCCAGAGCTTCCCTCAAGTTTGAAATGTCTAGTGATTGCAGATGCCGAATTCCCTGCTCTTCCCGATCTATCGCACTTGAAGAGGCTACTAAAATTACAGCTCAGCGACTTCCCCAATCTGGCGGAGATTCCAGGTTTGGGGGAACTAGAATCACTGGAGTCTTTGCACATTACCATGTGTGATGTGATCAAACAATTGCCTAACTTATCGAAGTTGAAAAATCTACAGCATCTCGAGCTATGCCGTTGTAGGAAGTTGAGAGCCGTCGAAGGCTTGAAAGAACTGAATAATTTGGTATATGTGAAGATAGAAAATTGCAGGTCAATGGAAAGGTTGCCCGATGTGTCGACATTACCAAGTTGGAGTTGGGTTTGGCAGAAGCTTTAAAACAAACCGTTCTCTCTACCGTGCAACTGATTGAAGAATATCATGACTGGTATCAAACTGGTGCAGTAGAAAGGTGAGTGGCTTTGAACTTCTCCCAGATTTTCTTTGCATCCAAAGTGCGCATCGGTCGTACGAAAAGGTGTGGGAGTATAGCCTCGTCGAAATTCTCAGGTGCGTTTTGATTACATCAAAGCAAAACAGAAGTTCTCATTTCGGCTTTTCCTTGCTAACCTGTAGAGCTGGCGGTTGAGAAGAGAGTTGGCGGCGAGTTACTCAAGAGTATTGAGGACCTGGTCATGGGATAATGCCAAACCTGCGGGCCCTGCACGTGGGATAAAAGCCAAACTGGCGACACACATTCACCACCGACATGAACTAATCCGAGTGTCTCTCATGTCACTTCTTGAGCCATCTATTGTATTTCTTGATGGTGTTTTGATTTATAGGGTGCCAAAGTACGAGAATGCATCGTATCTCTAATTTACTCCCATTAATATTCAGTGATTATTCCACGCATTCATCTCAGGCCAAGCTCTAAGTGCAATTAGAGTATTTGAATATCAATCACGAGGCTCCATTTATTTAGTACGTTAGTACTTTTGGATCCATCGGCAGCCACTGAGCCCTCTTTTCTTTAATGTTGTtgactttatttctttttacgtgaaattttataaagagaaataacccaaaaaaaagtCTTCATAAACCAGCATCCTAAAGGAAAATGATCTACACCCAACTGCAATATAAGTTAAAGCGGAAATCGCCACCCATATTTTTGTAGGATGAAGAGCATAATAGATACGACAGCACTTTGAGAAATTATTCACCCGAGTGGGGGTATAAAGCCTAAAATGAGGGAATTCCCAAGCTTtattaaaacttgaaatcaaggAGGTCACCTTAACGTATCCGTCCATTTTATGACGAAAAGTTTGTAAACGCTGAAGAGGAAAATGCGATCTAGGGGACGACTGTTGATTGATGCACCTTCGTACCTTTAGTCAACGAAGGCTCGAGTGCTGAGCCTCGTGGCGGGCGAAGACTGCGCTACTGCCGAATCTCCCTTGCCGTGCAGGACGTCGCTGGGATTCAAAGTCGTGATCCTGGAGGGATTGGGCAGCCTCTGGCAGTTTTGGTGGGGATCAACCAGCTCGTCTATGTTTTTCCATCTGTAGGGTGTTGTGGATACTCCTGGTGTCACCGCTGATATCCGCCACAAAGACACCGGTGCCATGGTGAGATTCCCCCTCTGATCGTTAATTTGCTTGCTATTTGCTGAATTTAGGATGGTGGAATTGCTAGGCTCtagataaagatgaaatttGATATTGTTGATTGTTCTGTGGGGATATTGTTTGGATTACCTTTCCGGATGAGTGAGCTTCATATCATTAGTGAGTATATGGATCATTTTTTATGTCAGACTAATTTGATATTGTTGATAGTTTTCTGTGGATTTCTGGGACAACAACTGGAGAAGGCCCCTGTAGGGATGGACCTCGTCATCATCCCTGCCGGAGTTCCTAGGAGAACAGGAATGAAAAGAGATGATCTGTTCAAAATGAGTGCTGGAACAACAGAACCCTTTGTTAAGGAGTTGCCACATATTGCCCGAAAGCCATAGTCAACTGGATTTGTAGCTTTGTTAACTCCACAGTTCCCATTGCAGCCAAAGTTTCCAAGAGCGCTGGCACTTATGATCCAAGAGACTGTTGGGTGTAAACCATGCTCGACGTAGTTAGAGCAAATACTTCTGTGGTACTTATCACTTCTGCTGGTACTGTCTAGCTGAAACCGTCGAGAAGCATCAAGTATATTTATAGAGTTCAGAGTGTCAGGTCGTCACTTTGTATGAGCCTACAAGTTTAGCACGCTTGTCTGGCGTGGAATCACTTGCTCCGAGGGCAGCTAACTTTTTCCCATCTTGCAATAAGACAGGTAAGTGGACCAGGTATTTCATTAAATAGGCTAATGCTTCATGTATGGGATCATGTGCACAGTGGAGACGCCGAGGTGAAAAATCAGGCTATTTGCAAGTGCTGTTATGTATTAGTGAGCGTTATTGGTTCTCTTCTCATGATGATGACCTTGTTTTTGGTGATAGCTATTTGGGACTAATGCTCCGGCAGAAGATTTGTAGAAGAAACCAGTTTCGAGAGTGTCATGCAAGCCAACAGCATTTTACTTTCCCAGGTAGATTCCTTATCTATTATGTTCCATGCAGGCAGAAGTACTTGGTCTTGATCCTAGAGAAGTTGATGTTCCAGTTGTTGGTGGTCATGCATGAGCGACAATTTTACCTCTTATATGTTCGACAGAAAAGCTCTtagaaatgcaatttttttatatgccAAATGTCAGTTGGCATTTTCAAATCTGTGGATTAAGCCACCTTATTCTTACACTCCTCGAGGAATTGATTACCTGAAATCACGTATCCAAAATGGCTGGCCAGAAGTTGTCGAGGTAAATAAATATCAATTCGTTTTACAGATTTAGACTTCAACTTAGGCAGTTTTGACGTCATATCACATTCTGCTAGCGTCTTCAGGGGCTTTTCAGTTTTTGTAAAACAGCTTCAGAGTACTGAGGCCCCCTAAGGGGTACACTGTTCcaagaaagcattttttttttctcccagACACGAGTGCATGCTTAATCATGGTAGAGTCTCTGAATTCTTAACATTTACAAGAAATTTCGAAGATGTGCCCTGCTGAGAACTTCCTGTTTGAGAAGGatgagattttcacaagaaTCACATGTTAGGTCCATACGGGCATATGTCATTTGCAAGTCAATTTTATCGTGTGCAGACTTTGCCTATGCACTGTAATGATTAAAGAATAGAAGAGAGCTTGTTATTTTCTCTACTTGTAGAGGTCACGGAATTCGATTTACCGATGCCACCTTGAAAACCTATCCATTACCACTACCCAAGAAAATGCGTTAATGGGATACCTTGTCTCGGGCTATTGGCAGAAGCAAGCAGTTGTGGACAGTATCTTAATTTCTGATTATTTTGTCAGCTCCTCAATAAGGAAAACAGAGGAACGTAACAGAAAGAATGTAGGAACAGAGCACCTTACATCTTTTGTTGTCACGGCTAAGAGAATGACGTGCATTTTGATAAGCGGAGAAGTTCATGCAGTTGCAGAATTGTTAAATACACCAGACTTACAGTGATCGTACATGCCTACTCGAAACTAGATTTTTCCGCATCTATTTCCACAATGAAATTATGACATGACATCTTAGTTTTCACTTACTTTGCTTCCTTACATTATGTCATGAAGCAAACTGAATTGTTTACATCTgtgttttgacaattttcatgCTAAAGCTGGAGATGGCTCTGCAACTCTCAAAGATCTTTTGTTTGGCCCTTGAGATGTTGTCTGGTCTCTTTCATGAACCGGAAATTTAATGGCTCTTTGATATGTGGACTCTTTTTACGTGCTCAAatgatgtgaaattgaaatatgcTGCTGTGAAGTCTGCGGATGGATTCCTACATGGGTTGAGGGGCAACGCTGACATTGTCGAGCGTGCATTTGTTGCTTCTCAGGTTTGGTGCCTCGAAGAAACTTATCAAGATCCAATTTTCTTGCTTCTCTCAAATTCAAACTGAAATGACCAATGAGTTCATCCTGGTGGACGGATTGTCCCATATCTCTCATGTTCAGTGTTCAGATTCCGACTTCCGTTGGCACCCATAATGTTGCCTGTGCGCATTATCAGATGTGCAGTGCCCCTATTGTAATATGTTAACGTGGAAGCTACCTAAGATCGTGTAATTTATGTTGACATGCAAttaccaaagaaaataaatgagaaacaataaagaatgccaaaaatttatatgatttgCTATCAAGTGTCGTTACCTATATCTACAGAGAGATCcaataacaaataatttattattaatcgGAGAATCCAAGTTTATAATCGTCCACATACTCTTCTATTTCCCACATTTAGATCATATTCAAATCCgtagtatttataaataaacaaacatttGGATCTAAAAACTCAATGCAGAAATTTCACCATGTTCAAGCCTGTCCGCATCAAGAGCTCCTCCTCGTGGCTGCGTTCTCCGTGCGGCGGCCCCTCAAGGAGAGTTACTGTGCTGTCACAGCCAATCGGCGGATATGGCAAGACTTAGATCCATCACATTCTTAGATGCAACTGTTAATACATTTTGATAATGGCTCAAAAACTTTAGATGGGAAGCTGATGGCTCCCAGACAATCAGTCAAGCGTTGCCTTTGTCAAGTCACTATCGAATACACCATACAAAACCCAAAACCACTGGAAAATATTAACGAACACAATAAATTAAGGCCATAAATCAAATGATGTCATGCTCTAAGATATAGGACTATCTGAAGGATTTACTTTCGTAAAATAATTGTCGTACCGTGTCATGCTTAAAACCcagattttagatttttttctgattttgttacTTCATTTTTAAATCTCGATGGGATGCAAAAGTTTACCATCCTAGATTATAGTACTATTTCGCATGGCCTTTTCCTTGAATTAAATCCTAACTCACATTTTTCTCATCGCCGTTACATAATAAGATGATGGATATATTTAAGTTAAATTCCAGTGATTTCATAGAATTGCAATTTTAACTCCTAGTTTTGGCAATATAACGCCTAAAATAAGGGAAGTCCCAAGCTTTattaaaacttaaaatcaagGTCACTACAGCCTATCCGTCCATTTTATGACGAAAAGTCTGTAAACGTTAACAAGGAAAATGCGATTGGAGCAACGGTTGTTGATTGGTGCTTCTTCGCAGCTTTCGTCAACGAAGACTCGAGTGCTGAGCCTTGCAGCGGGCGAAGACTGCGCAATTGCCGAATCTCCTTGCTGTGCAGGACGTCGCTGGGATTCAAAGTCGTGATCCTGGAGGGACTGGGCAGCCTCTGGCAGTTTTGATGTGGCGACTCATTAATTGTtcattaattacaaaaaaaaattaggaattaattctTAACccttaacaaaataattttcattaaattgagtTACATACGAACATTAGGAACATTTGCGTTGCTatgattaattattaaaatttttagaatttttatttttaaaattaaaaaattaatttaaaaacttaGTGGGCCTGGGCTAGGGCTAGGCAGGCCcgacccctttttcttttcctttcccttcccCTCTTTCGGCCCagctctcttcttttctttttcttttttttgttttgccctTTTCCTTGGCCCGGCCCTTGCCAca
This region of Eucalyptus grandis isolate ANBG69807.140 chromosome 8, ASM1654582v1, whole genome shotgun sequence genomic DNA includes:
- the LOC120286861 gene encoding TMV resistance protein N-like yields the protein MVDCTSKSDGKKEILPIFFDVEPDDVKLKTELYKNALSMHKNKYGPDEVKRWEVALVEVPTRVGWKLEGKGYGELIKLIVQELLHKLKGKDRPLPDYLVEMDDLVQIEKLLDANSNDHVRFLIIHGIGGIGKSTLASIIFNRFRSKFNSSSYLDDVPCQGLLDVQKKLLSDTLGSTSIIGILDTNDGIDRIRRGLSNKKVLVVVDNVDEKRQLENLAGRHDWFGFGSRIIITIRDKSTILDKDNQMPPSNYLAYPMKEMPMVQAIRLFSKHAFRSDTPPRDCYNFLERVVSSIGRLPLTLEVVGSLFANTVNGMRHWRT